CACAGGCGAACAGTCCACCGCTGAACCGCGCGCCGGCCTCCCGGCACATCTCCTCGAACTTCGCGGTCTCCTCCGCGGCCAACAACTGCTGCACGCGCACGTCCCCGCCGCATGGAATCGACTGGTCGCCCAGCGGCAACGGGAAGTCGGGCAGCGTACCCCCATTGGCTTCCGCGACCTCGATCCAAGTGCGCACCTCCGGTGACTCCAAGGTCATGGAAGCAATCGTTTCGCTTTCGCGAATGCAGAAGTCGTCGTAACTCGCCGCGGGTGGCATGGCCATCGGAGCCCTACCCTCGACCAGCGCGTTGTAGTTCATCACCAGCTCTACGTACAAGCCGGAGATCAGCATCGGGTCGCAGTGGAGGTGATCTACGACTGCGTACAGCGCGAAGCGGTCCTCGTACTGAATGATGCCGTACCGAAAGCAATCCCACTGCAACGGATCCGGGGTCGCCATCACGTGGTTTTCCCACTCGGGCTGCGTCATCGGACCGTGTTCTTTAGCGACGAACTGGATCTCGCGCGGGTTCTTCAACGTGTGCCGGATGATGTTGTCCGGGTCCTTGAATTCGAACCAGCTGTGGTACGTGCCGTGCCGACGGAGGTGCGTGTTGATCACGTACGTCATGGCGCGAATGTCGCATCGGCCAGGAACTTCCCACGAGCCCATGATCGCCCGGGAGTAGTCCAGACCCTTGTCCCGGAACTCGACGAAACCGCGAAGATGACCCTTCTGCATCGAGCTAGCGGGCACAGGTGTAGCCGGCGCCTGTCGTGCCTTGGCGACAGAGCCAGGAGTCGGTTCCCACGTTATGACAGTCCCCGAACCCGGGTCCCAGTCGTATGCGTTGCCAACTCGCAGGCTGTCGTGCTCAGACCCTCCACCTATGAACACGGTTTCCTCCTATGCTAAAAGTCCTACAGGACAAGTCATTTCGCTGCAGATCAGGTCACGCCGGCGCGCCTTCCTTGGGTGCCATTTTCTCCACGAGGTGATCTGCAAGTCCGCGAACCGTCGTGATGTCAGCGGAGGTGATACGCACGCCGGTTTGCGCCTCAATGTGCGTGCGCAATTCGAGGTTGCCCAGCGAGTCCAGCCCATACTCGGACAGCGGGTGGTCTGGATCAATGTTTCGGCGCAGGATCAATCCAATTTGCTCGGACAGCAGACGCCGCAGCCGGCCAGGCCATTCGTCGACCGGCAGCTCGGACAACTCCGACCGCAGTTTGCTTGAGCCAGAACGCTTGTCGCCGGCGGTCTTGAACATCTCCAGGAATTTGCTCCGCGCCGCGAACGACTCGATCCACGGTGTTCCGATGAGGGGGCTGTAGCCGGAGTAAGCCCGATCGTGCCGCAGCAGAGCCTCGAACGCGTACGCACCCTCGTCGGGAGCGATCGCCGAGCCGGTGCCTTCTGCGAAGTCCGCGCCGCGGCCGATCTCGCCCCATGCGCCCCATGCGATTGAGGTGGCAGGCAACCCCTGAGAGCGACGCCAGTGGGTGAAGGCATCCAGCCAGCTGTTCGCGGCGGCATACGCGCCCTGGCCGGGTGAACCCAACAAGGCGGCTGCCGATGAGAACGAGCAGAACCAATCCAGTTCTGCCGAGGCAGAGGCCTTGTGCAGGTTCCAGGCGCCGTACACCTTCGGAGCCCAGTCGCGCTCGATGAGCTCGTCGGTGATGTTGGTCAACACAGCGTCCTCCACCACGGCAGCCCCGTGCAGCACGCCACGCAGCGGAAGCCCGGTCGCGGTTGCCGTCGCCACCAACTGGTGGGCCGTCTCGATCTGAGCGATGTCGCCGCACTGGACGACCACGTCGGACCCGATTGAACGGATGAGTTCGATTGTCTCCAAAGCCTTTAACGTGGGCTGCGACCGAGAACTCAGCACGATTCGACCGGCACCGGCAGCGGCCATCTTCTCGGCCAGGAACAGTCCGAGGCCACCCAGGCCGCCGGTGATGATGTACGACCCGTCCCGGCGGAATACCGGTGCCTGTTCCGGGGGCAGGACCACACTGCTGCGTCCGCCACGCGGAATGTCGAGGATCAACTTGCCGGTGTGTTGTGCGCCGCTCATCACGCGGATCGCGGTGGCCGCTTCAGCGAGCGGGTAGTGCGTCGCTTCGGGCATCGGAAGCTTGCCTTCGGCGGTCAACCGGTACACCGTGCTCAGGATCTCGCTGACCTGCTGTGGGTGGCTCACCGACATCACACCAAGATCCACGCCCCAGAACGCCAGGTTGCGGCGGAATGGGAACAGGCCCAGCTTGGTGTCACCGTAAATGTCGCGCTTACCGATCTCGACAAAGCGCCCGCCCAAAGCCAGCAATTTCAGGCCGGCGAGTTGAGCGGCTCCGAAGACGGAGTTGAGCACGATGTCCACGCCGTAGCCGTCGGTGTCCTGGCGGATCTGTTCGGCGAAGTCGGCCGTACGTGAGTCATACACATGCTCGATGCCCATGTCGCGCAACAACTGTCGACGCTGTTCGCTGCCCGCGGTCGCGAAGATCTCGGCCCCGGCGGCCCGCGCGATCGCGATCGCGGCCTGTCCCACGCCGCCGGTGCCCGAGTGGATCAGCACCTTGTCGCCGGCCTTGATGCGGGCCAGGTCGTTCAGGCCGTACCAAGCGGTGGCATGGGCAGTGGTCACCGCCGCCGCCTGGGCGTCGGTCATGCCGTCGGGCAACGTGGTGGCCAACCGGGCGTCGCAGGTGACGAAGGTGGCCCAGCAGCCGAGAGGTGACATGCCGCCGACGTGGTCACCCACTTTGTGATTGGTGACTCCCTCTCCGACCGCCGTGACGACACCGGCGAAATCGGTTCCGAGCGCAGGCAGAATCCCGTCAAGGCTCTGGTAGCGGCCGAACGCATTCAGGACATCGGCGAAGTTGATGCTCGACGCTGAAACCGCGACCTCGATCTGTCCGGGGCCAGGTGGCACCCGGTCGAATGCGGCGAACTCCATCGTCTGCAGGTCACCGGGTGTGCGGATCTGCATCCGAACACCGCCGGTTTCGTGCGCCGCGATGGTGGTCTTGCGCTCCTCGGGGCGCAGTGGCGAGGGGCATAGCCGAGCGGTGTACCACTCGTTGTCGCGCCACGCTGTCTCGTCCTCGTCGGTTCCGGCCAGCAGCAGCTGACGGACTAGCTGCTCGGCGTCGGTCTGCTCGTCGATGTCGATGTGGGTGGTGTGCAGGTGCGGGTGCTCGGCGCCCACGACCCGCAGAACCCCACGCAGTCCACCCTGTTCCACGTTCGGCGCATCACCGGTCAGCACCAGCTGCGCACCCCGTGTGACGACACACAGCCGCGGCGCCTCACCCTGGACCTCCGCCAGCTCGGCGGCGATGCGGATCAGGTGCCGGACGGCGTTTCCGCCGCGGCGAGGCGAATCATCATCCGGGTCGCCCGTGGGTGACCCGGTGAGAACTACCACCCCGGTGAAGCCACCGCGGTCAAGTTGGTTGCGCAGCTGCTGGGCCATCGCCGAATGGTCGCCGTCTTCGTGCCAGGCCAGCGTCGTCGATTCCGCGTCATGCAGTTTCATCGCGTCGGTCAGGGTGGTGGCCAACAGATCGGCCGTGTCAGCGGTGCTGACGACCAGCCACGTTCCGGCGTCCGCGGTCGCCACCTCGGGCAGTTGGCGGTGTTGCCACTCGACGGTGAGTAGCCGCTCGCCCAACAGGCGCGCCCGCTCTCCACTGGCGGAGACTCCGGTGCCCATCTCGAGTCCACGAACGGTAAGGACGACCGCGCCCTGCTTGTCCAACAGGTCGAGGTCGGCTTCGACGGCTCCGCCGGTCGCCGCGGTCACCCGGGAGTAGCAGTACCGGGCCGTGTGGACGGGTCCATAAGTCCGGAGTTCACGAACTCCCAGCGGCAACAGCAAACCGCCGAGGCTGGCGATTGCGACGCTCGGGTGCGCGGCCACCGACTGGAAGCATGCGTCGAGCAGTGCCGGATGGACGTCGTAGTTGGTTTGCTGCGTACGGATGACACTCGGCAACGCGATCTCCGCGAGGACCGAGGTGCCGGTCTCCTCGGCCGTGTGGGCAACTGCCAAACCGGTGAATGCGGGTCCGTACTGAATTCCGCAGAGGTCCATGGCATCCCGCAGGTCCGTCCCCTGAACCTGGCTCGGGTGCGCGGCCCTCAGCGCATCGAGGTCCTGCGGGTCCGGTTGGTTGTCGCCGTCTACCGCCTGCAACACCGCCGAGGCGCGGCGCACGGGGACCCCGTCCTCGTTCGTCTCGACGACGAAGGTGAGTGCGTCGGGCACATCCGCGGTCGCGGTCAGGGTGACCTGGGTTTCGTCGTCGAGAAGCAACATCTGCTCGAAGCGGATGTCGCGCACCCCGGCTGCTTGGCCGAAGACCTCGCGGGCCGCGGCCAACGCCATCTCGCAGTAGGCCGCACCCGGCAGGGTCGCCGTGCCGTGTACCTGGTGGTCGCCCAGCCACGGCAACGCATCGGTACCGATCTCGCCCTGCCACACGTGGCGCTCGGGCTCTTCCGGCAGGCGCACGTGTTGACCCATCAGCGGGTGCACGACGACGCTGGAACTCAGGGCGCGGGAGCTGTGGCCGTCGCGGCTGAGCATGAGCGTGCGGTGGGTCCAGGCTGGCAGCGGGGCGTCGACCAGGTGGCCGTGGGGGTAGATCACCGAGAAATCGACGGTGGCGCCGGTGCTAAACAAGTCGCCGGCAAAACTGCGTAGTCCAGCGGGAAGAGGTTGCTCGCGACGCATCGCGGCCAGTGCCGCGGCCGTCATGTCGAGGCTTCGCGCGGTCTGGTCCACCGCGTGGGTCAGCAGCGGGTGCGGCGACAGTTCGCCGAACACGCGGTAGCCGTCCTCCAGCGCGGCCTGCACCGCGGCCGAGAAACGCACTGTGTGGCGCAGATTGTCCACCCAGTAGTTGGCATCGCAGTACGGCTCCTCGCGCGGGTCGAACGAGGTTGCCGAGTAGTAAGGAATCTCGGGGGTCAATGGCTCGATCTCGGCCAGCACGTCGTACAGCTCATCCAGAATCGGGTCGACCTGCGGCGAGTGCGACGCGACGTCGACAGCCACTTCGCGGGCCATCACGTCGCGACCCTCCCAGGCTGCGACCATTTCGCGAACGCTGTTCGTCGCGCCACCAATCACAGTGGATTGGGGCGAGGCGACCACTGCGACAACCGCGTCATTGATACCGCGGGCCATCAATTCCGAGAGCACCTGCTGAGCCGGCAGCTCCACCGATGCCATCGCCCCCGAGCCGGCGATGTTGGTCATCAGCCGGGAACGGCGGCAGATCACGCGTGTCCCGTCTTGCAGTGACAGCGCGCCAGCGGTGACGGCCGCGGCGCACTCACCCATCGAGTGGCCGATGACCGCGGCCGGTTGCACGCCGTAGGACTTCATCGTTGCCGCAAGCGCGACCTGCATCGCGAACAGCGTCGGCTGCACACGGTCGATCCCCGCCACCTTCTCGGGCGCTGTCATCGCTTCGGTGACCGAAAAGCCGGACTCCGCGGCGATCAGGGGTTCGATCTCGGCGATGGTCGCCGCGAAGACGGGCTCATTAGCCAGCAGGTCCGCTCCCATCGCAGCCCACTGCGACCCTTGCCCGGAGAACACCCAGACCGGACCGCGTTCCTCCTGACCCACGACCTCGGGGTACAGGGCGTCGCCGTCGGCAACCTCACGAAGGGCCGCCACCAGAGCCGAAGTGTTGCTCCCTAACACCGTCGTGCGCACCGACCGGTGCCCGCGACGGCGCGCCAGGGTGTAGGCGAGATCCCGCGCACTGAACTCCGACGCGTGCGTCTCGACCC
The nucleotide sequence above comes from Mycobacterium vicinigordonae. Encoded proteins:
- a CDS encoding condensation domain-containing protein — its product is MQKGHLRGFVEFRDKGLDYSRAIMGSWEVPGRCDIRAMTYVINTHLRRHGTYHSWFEFKDPDNIIRHTLKNPREIQFVAKEHGPMTQPEWENHVMATPDPLQWDCFRYGIIQYEDRFALYAVVDHLHCDPMLISGLYVELVMNYNALVEGRAPMAMPPAASYDDFCIRESETIASMTLESPEVRTWIEVAEANGGTLPDFPLPLGDQSIPCGGDVRVQQLLAAEETAKFEEMCREAGARFSGGLFACAALAHYELTGELTYYGLTPTDKRKTPAEFMTVGWFTGIVPFIVPIDPNSFAETARAAQESFDANIGVKEVPFDRVLELAPWLRKPGPQFTMMSYMDAGLPPLSGIVATALDGVNATAFTDGRSPAYMYSTVFRLFDEVSIMVSYPNNPVARESVTRFTELLRSVFQRVVAGSLSSSIPVRVAQ
- the pks2 gene encoding sulfolipid-1 biosynthesis phthioceranic/hydroxyphthioceranic acid synthase, whose protein sequence is MACRMPGGINSPELLWDALLRGDDLVTEIPPDRWDADYYYDPEPGVPGRSVCKWGSFLDDVGDFDPDFFGISEKEAIAMDPQQRLLMETAWEAMEHAGLTKDTIAKQTGVFVGLNYGDYQFVQIASDAFDGPYGNPGTIFSMASGRISYALGLHGPASTIDTACSSGLFAVHQACRSLQSGECDMTFAGGVNVMLEPRRSASASAGGMLSATGHCHAFDAKADGFVSGEGCAVVLLKRLSDAQRDGDRILGVIRSTAANQDGHTVNIAMPSGDAQAALYRQALQAAGVEPASIGMVEAHGTGTPVGDPIEYTSLSEVYAVGNKCAVGASKTNFGHTQAAAGTLGLMKAVLAVQHGVVPKNLHFESLPENLAKIETGLFLPVENLEWPLQGDGPRRAAVSAWGISGTNVHAIVEQAPEPPCPNGVAASPSSDDTLLIPLSSSSAEGLRHTASRLADWVETHASEFSARDLAYTLARRRGHRSVRTTVLGSNTSALVAALREVADGDALYPEVVGQEERGPVWVFSGQGSQWAAMGADLLANEPVFAATIAEIEPLIAAESGFSVTEAMTAPEKVAGIDRVQPTLFAMQVALAATMKSYGVQPAAVIGHSMGECAAAVTAGALSLQDGTRVICRRSRLMTNIAGSGAMASVELPAQQVLSELMARGINDAVVAVVASPQSTVIGGATNSVREMVAAWEGRDVMAREVAVDVASHSPQVDPILDELYDVLAEIEPLTPEIPYYSATSFDPREEPYCDANYWVDNLRHTVRFSAAVQAALEDGYRVFGELSPHPLLTHAVDQTARSLDMTAAALAAMRREQPLPAGLRSFAGDLFSTGATVDFSVIYPHGHLVDAPLPAWTHRTLMLSRDGHSSRALSSSVVVHPLMGQHVRLPEEPERHVWQGEIGTDALPWLGDHQVHGTATLPGAAYCEMALAAAREVFGQAAGVRDIRFEQMLLLDDETQVTLTATADVPDALTFVVETNEDGVPVRRASAVLQAVDGDNQPDPQDLDALRAAHPSQVQGTDLRDAMDLCGIQYGPAFTGLAVAHTAEETGTSVLAEIALPSVIRTQQTNYDVHPALLDACFQSVAAHPSVAIASLGGLLLPLGVRELRTYGPVHTARYCYSRVTAATGGAVEADLDLLDKQGAVVLTVRGLEMGTGVSASGERARLLGERLLTVEWQHRQLPEVATADAGTWLVVSTADTADLLATTLTDAMKLHDAESTTLAWHEDGDHSAMAQQLRNQLDRGGFTGVVVLTGSPTGDPDDDSPRRGGNAVRHLIRIAAELAEVQGEAPRLCVVTRGAQLVLTGDAPNVEQGGLRGVLRVVGAEHPHLHTTHIDIDEQTDAEQLVRQLLLAGTDEDETAWRDNEWYTARLCPSPLRPEERKTTIAAHETGGVRMQIRTPGDLQTMEFAAFDRVPPGPGQIEVAVSASSINFADVLNAFGRYQSLDGILPALGTDFAGVVTAVGEGVTNHKVGDHVGGMSPLGCWATFVTCDARLATTLPDGMTDAQAAAVTTAHATAWYGLNDLARIKAGDKVLIHSGTGGVGQAAIAIARAAGAEIFATAGSEQRRQLLRDMGIEHVYDSRTADFAEQIRQDTDGYGVDIVLNSVFGAAQLAGLKLLALGGRFVEIGKRDIYGDTKLGLFPFRRNLAFWGVDLGVMSVSHPQQVSEILSTVYRLTAEGKLPMPEATHYPLAEAATAIRVMSGAQHTGKLILDIPRGGRSSVVLPPEQAPVFRRDGSYIITGGLGGLGLFLAEKMAAAGAGRIVLSSRSQPTLKALETIELIRSIGSDVVVQCGDIAQIETAHQLVATATATGLPLRGVLHGAAVVEDAVLTNITDELIERDWAPKVYGAWNLHKASASAELDWFCSFSSAAALLGSPGQGAYAAANSWLDAFTHWRRSQGLPATSIAWGAWGEIGRGADFAEGTGSAIAPDEGAYAFEALLRHDRAYSGYSPLIGTPWIESFAARSKFLEMFKTAGDKRSGSSKLRSELSELPVDEWPGRLRRLLSEQIGLILRRNIDPDHPLSEYGLDSLGNLELRTHIEAQTGVRITSADITTVRGLADHLVEKMAPKEGAPA